A window from Opitutia bacterium ISCC 52 encodes these proteins:
- the rpmF gene encoding 50S ribosomal protein L32: MANPKRKQSKQRSRLRRGANRFKAPELSKDSTDGTLFRPHRVNPANGMYRGRQVTDIDV; encoded by the coding sequence ATGGCCAATCCAAAACGCAAACAGTCCAAGCAACGCAGCCGTCTACGCCGCGGTGCCAATCGTTTTAAAGCTCCCGAATTGTCAAAGGATTCAACCGACGGCACACTATTTCGTCCACACCGAGTGAATCCTGCCAACGGCATGTATCGTGGCCGTCAGGTAACAGATATCGACGTCTAA
- a CDS encoding ABC transporter substrate-binding protein encodes MIRNLSILLLLALVVGLPFLFRNEKQVHALQAESVVIVSPHNESIRHEFGRGFQEWYREKTGKEVYVDWRVLGGTSEIARYLEGEYTAAFRSHWVNELGRAWSSEVLLNFSNRKITPDDSPEDDSESERARRAYLESEVSSGIDVFFGGGTYDHGRQAQIGNTVASQLLQKRPEWFGDQGIPMLVSGEQYWDEQGHWLGAVLSSYGMIYNLDSLERLGISKPPEQWWDLMDPRLLGEVAVCDPTKSGSITQAFEMIIQQQMQLEYNRLKSQGIPSEQAESQAIRSGWASGMRLIKRISGNARYFTDSSMKPSIDVSLGQAAVGMTIDFYGQFQVESIENRTDRQRLGFVTPVGGTTISADPISLLRGAPNRELAEAFIEYVMSQEGQKLWSFKADPSVEGAPARFSLRRTAIRPDMYNSEFLPHMSDPDYQPYDRAADFYYHSEWTGPLFSEIRFLIRVMCLDLHPELKAAWKALVEKDFPQQATELFDDLSILDYDLVQEKYALVIGSGDPEAEVALARKLGARFREQYEAVLSLANK; translated from the coding sequence ATGATCAGAAACCTGTCTATTCTCCTCTTACTAGCCCTAGTGGTCGGGCTACCGTTTTTATTTCGCAACGAGAAACAAGTGCATGCGCTGCAGGCGGAATCGGTTGTAATTGTCTCACCACACAATGAATCCATTCGCCATGAATTTGGTCGCGGATTCCAAGAATGGTACCGAGAGAAAACCGGGAAAGAAGTCTATGTGGATTGGCGTGTCTTGGGAGGCACCAGTGAGATTGCACGTTATTTGGAGGGAGAATACACCGCGGCTTTTCGCAGTCATTGGGTCAATGAGTTGGGTAGAGCTTGGAGCTCCGAGGTGCTCCTTAATTTTTCGAATCGAAAAATAACACCTGATGATTCACCCGAAGATGACTCGGAATCAGAAAGAGCAAGACGCGCGTATTTAGAGTCAGAAGTTTCCTCTGGAATAGATGTGTTCTTTGGGGGAGGTACTTACGATCATGGTCGGCAGGCCCAGATCGGAAATACGGTAGCCAGCCAGTTACTGCAAAAGCGCCCTGAATGGTTTGGAGATCAAGGTATCCCCATGTTGGTTTCCGGTGAACAGTATTGGGATGAACAAGGTCATTGGCTGGGGGCAGTGCTATCCTCGTATGGTATGATCTATAACTTGGATTCGCTTGAGCGCTTGGGGATTTCGAAACCACCTGAGCAATGGTGGGATTTGATGGATCCTCGCTTGTTGGGGGAAGTTGCTGTTTGTGATCCGACAAAAAGCGGTTCTATAACCCAGGCGTTCGAAATGATCATCCAACAGCAAATGCAGTTGGAGTATAATCGTTTGAAGTCCCAAGGAATCCCTTCAGAGCAAGCGGAGAGCCAGGCGATCAGAAGCGGATGGGCTTCAGGAATGCGTCTAATCAAAAGGATTTCAGGAAACGCGCGTTACTTTACCGATTCATCGATGAAACCCTCGATTGATGTATCGCTTGGTCAAGCGGCGGTCGGCATGACCATTGATTTCTACGGGCAGTTCCAAGTCGAAAGTATCGAAAACCGAACCGATAGACAGCGACTTGGCTTTGTAACGCCTGTTGGGGGAACGACCATTTCAGCTGATCCTATTTCACTATTACGAGGTGCCCCGAATCGTGAACTGGCAGAGGCTTTCATCGAATACGTCATGTCTCAAGAAGGGCAGAAATTATGGAGCTTTAAAGCGGACCCTTCTGTTGAAGGCGCGCCTGCGAGATTCTCACTGCGAAGAACGGCTATCCGGCCAGATATGTATAATTCTGAGTTTCTACCACACATGTCGGATCCCGATTATCAGCCTTACGATCGTGCTGCCGATTTTTATTATCACTCAGAGTGGACTGGACCGCTGTTTAGCGAAATCCGATTCCTGATTCGTGTAATGTGCCTGGACCTTCATCCGGAATTGAAAGCTGCCTGGAAGGCCTTAGTTGAAAAGGATTTTCCTCAACAGGCGACCGAGCTTTTCGATGATCTTTCCATTCTGGACTACGATCTCGTTCAGGAGAAATACGCTCTGGTGATTGGTTCAGGGGATCCTGAAGCAGAAGTTGCCTTGGCTAGAAAGTTGGGTGCGCGCTTTAGAGAGCAGTATGAAGCAGTTCTTTCCCTGGCGAACAAATAG
- the plsX gene encoding phosphate acyltransferase PlsX: protein MADQPGVSKASIAVDVMGSDMGPGEVIAGVALAIKSLRHLPKDFILVGDEAQIKAALQEEAIDNHSHIRTFHASEVIQMDEKPLKSLKSKKDSSMVRAIELVKEGQAQVVLSCGNTGSLMAGGTIKLRTIPGIARPALGVIIPNQTKHWVLIDAGANPSPSPENMVGNAILGKNYCKVALGIENPRVGLISIGTEEGKGTDFINESNQLLKQLGGLINYHGPIEGTQLFNDTVDVVVCDGYVGNVLLKACEGLLSTLSGFLKQELTATPIRKAGAFMSQGAFKAMKAQLSPERYSGAPLLGLNGDVLKAHGSSDRFAIEGALTIAMQFIEQDIDHLIRDDVTKSVALLNEAARHK from the coding sequence ATGGCAGACCAACCGGGTGTATCCAAAGCTTCGATCGCGGTCGATGTCATGGGCTCAGACATGGGTCCAGGTGAAGTGATTGCTGGCGTTGCGCTTGCAATTAAAAGCCTGAGGCATCTTCCCAAGGACTTCATACTCGTGGGTGACGAGGCGCAAATCAAAGCCGCCCTTCAAGAAGAGGCGATTGATAATCATTCCCATATTCGGACTTTTCACGCGTCAGAGGTCATCCAAATGGATGAAAAGCCTCTCAAATCGCTGAAGTCGAAGAAGGACTCCTCTATGGTTCGAGCCATTGAGTTGGTAAAAGAAGGACAAGCTCAAGTCGTTCTCAGCTGTGGCAACACAGGTAGTCTCATGGCAGGAGGCACCATCAAGCTTCGAACCATTCCCGGCATTGCCAGGCCTGCTCTGGGCGTAATCATTCCCAATCAGACGAAGCACTGGGTACTCATTGACGCAGGAGCTAATCCAAGCCCTTCGCCGGAAAATATGGTTGGAAACGCTATATTGGGCAAAAACTACTGCAAAGTCGCCTTGGGTATCGAAAACCCAAGAGTCGGACTGATTTCGATTGGTACGGAAGAAGGAAAAGGCACGGATTTCATTAACGAATCCAATCAACTCCTGAAACAGCTCGGGGGATTAATCAATTACCATGGGCCCATCGAAGGAACCCAATTATTTAATGATACCGTGGATGTAGTGGTTTGCGACGGGTATGTAGGCAATGTCCTATTGAAAGCCTGCGAGGGCTTACTCTCCACACTTTCAGGCTTTCTTAAGCAAGAGCTCACGGCCACCCCGATTCGCAAAGCAGGTGCCTTTATGAGCCAGGGTGCTTTTAAAGCCATGAAAGCACAACTCAGCCCGGAACGCTACAGTGGTGCGCCGCTCCTGGGTCTTAATGGCGATGTACTCAAGGCACACGGGTCCAGCGACCGATTTGCGATTGAAGGAGCACTCACCATTGCCATGCAATTTATCGAGCAGGATATCGATCATCTTATCCGAGATGATGTCACCAAGAGTGTGGCTCTACTCAATGAGGCAGCGAGGCATAAATAG
- the hpt gene encoding hypoxanthine phosphoribosyltransferase produces MYKELDEILVTEQQIRMRTHELGKEISDTYGDEEISVISIVNGAIIFTADLLRTITSPVRLDCIRVSSYGNSTTPETAPEILDNMRLDLAGRHVLIVDDILDTGKTISKVVDVITKQNPASIRSCMLLEKIGTREVVYQSDFVGFSIPNKFVVGYGLDFAGRYRNIPVIGVLKEELQTVAV; encoded by the coding sequence ATGTATAAAGAACTCGACGAAATCCTGGTTACTGAACAGCAAATCCGCATGCGTACGCACGAGCTCGGAAAAGAAATTTCCGATACTTACGGCGACGAAGAGATCTCGGTTATCTCAATTGTCAACGGTGCAATTATTTTCACGGCGGACCTTCTTAGGACCATTACCAGCCCAGTCCGACTCGACTGCATTCGTGTAAGCAGTTATGGAAATTCAACAACTCCGGAAACGGCACCTGAGATCTTAGACAATATGAGGCTCGATCTCGCTGGTCGCCATGTCCTGATTGTCGATGACATCCTTGATACAGGAAAAACTATTTCCAAAGTGGTAGATGTTATCACCAAGCAAAACCCTGCCAGCATTCGCTCCTGTATGCTTTTGGAAAAGATTGGTACCCGCGAAGTGGTTTATCAGTCTGATTTTGTTGGATTCTCAATCCCCAACAAATTTGTCGTTGGTTACGGCCTGGACTTTGCTGGTCGCTACCGGAACATTCCGGTCATCGGTGTATTAAAGGAAGAGCTACAAACAGTAGCGGTATAG
- a CDS encoding ketoacyl-ACP synthase III — protein sequence MTRSAPGVFIVGTGSYAPSRVVSNDEISTYVETSDEWIRTRTGIRERRFAEEGETASTMGAEAAKVAMESASVSASEIDLIIVATLSPDMFFPSTASLIQPKLGINKVTSFDLSAACSGFIYGIEVASNMMRSGAFRNALVIGSEKISSILDWEDRTTCVLFGDGAGAVVLSNTDKENTGIIDSYTGNDGSKAQLLCLPGGGSAIPPTHDSLEQRQHFLKMNGREVFKIAVRWMEQSARIMLERHGLKPEDINLIIPHQANLRIIDALARTTKIPKDKFFVNLDRYGNTSAASIPIALHEARQKGCIQSGDYVLLVAFGAGLTWGSTLIKWH from the coding sequence ATGACTCGATCAGCACCTGGAGTTTTCATTGTAGGGACCGGATCCTATGCGCCTTCCAGAGTTGTTTCAAACGACGAAATTTCAACGTACGTGGAAACCTCCGATGAGTGGATACGTACGCGTACGGGCATTCGAGAACGACGGTTTGCAGAAGAGGGAGAAACAGCCTCCACGATGGGTGCAGAAGCAGCCAAGGTAGCCATGGAATCGGCGAGTGTATCGGCCTCCGAAATCGACCTGATCATCGTGGCTACTTTGAGCCCTGATATGTTCTTCCCTTCCACCGCATCGCTCATTCAACCCAAGCTGGGAATTAACAAAGTAACCAGCTTCGATCTTTCTGCCGCTTGCTCCGGATTTATTTACGGCATTGAAGTAGCATCCAATATGATGAGAAGTGGTGCGTTCCGAAATGCACTGGTAATAGGATCAGAAAAGATATCATCCATTCTGGACTGGGAAGATCGAACGACTTGTGTCCTATTTGGAGACGGTGCAGGAGCCGTGGTTCTGAGCAACACAGATAAAGAAAACACCGGGATTATCGACTCCTACACAGGTAACGACGGATCAAAAGCCCAACTCCTTTGCTTGCCTGGAGGAGGAAGTGCGATTCCACCAACTCACGACTCACTCGAACAACGCCAACATTTTCTCAAAATGAATGGCCGGGAGGTTTTTAAAATTGCTGTCCGCTGGATGGAACAATCGGCCCGTATCATGCTCGAAAGACATGGATTGAAACCTGAGGACATCAATCTCATCATTCCACATCAGGCCAATCTACGAATTATCGATGCTCTGGCACGCACCACAAAAATCCCAAAAGACAAGTTTTTCGTGAATCTAGACCGCTACGGCAATACCTCCGCTGCTTCTATTCCTATTGCCCTGCATGAAGCCCGGCAAAAAGGTTGCATTCAATCTGGAGACTATGTCCTATTAGTGGCTTTTGGAGCTGGATTAACTTGGGGCTCAACTCTTATTAAATGGCATTAA
- a CDS encoding ABC transporter ATP-binding protein, with protein sequence MISIEVAKLTKSFGETIALDDVDLKIEPGELFFLLGPSGCGKTTLLRSLAGFNVPEKGDILFGSDRVNAVPPHKRNTGMVFQSYALWPHMTVHENVAFGLKEQKLPKDEVKLRTAEALEAVRMADYAERKPNQLSGGQQQRIALARALVVRPRCLLLDEPLSNLDAKLRNEMRLEIRRVCKDFKLTTVYVTHDQKEALSVADRLAILDQGKVLQVGSPQEVYRRPQSKFVANFIGEANFVKGTVLDASGSMASIETELGVVTGTLADSSKNLEAGMTATAVIRPESLKIETFQSEENCFQGKVGDATYFGEVAQYHFQSGGVELKVFELNPRFMWGQREQDLYLWADAEDVVILKD encoded by the coding sequence ATGATATCTATTGAGGTCGCAAAATTAACGAAGTCATTTGGTGAAACCATCGCGTTGGACGATGTGGACCTTAAGATTGAGCCGGGTGAGTTGTTTTTCTTATTGGGACCCAGTGGTTGTGGAAAAACGACCCTCCTCAGAAGTCTTGCTGGATTCAATGTTCCAGAGAAAGGAGATATTCTTTTTGGTTCTGATAGGGTCAATGCGGTTCCACCGCATAAGCGTAACACCGGCATGGTATTTCAGAGCTATGCTCTGTGGCCGCATATGACGGTGCATGAGAATGTAGCCTTTGGTCTCAAGGAACAGAAGCTTCCCAAGGATGAAGTGAAATTGAGAACGGCTGAGGCCCTTGAGGCAGTAAGAATGGCGGACTACGCCGAGCGGAAGCCCAATCAATTATCCGGGGGCCAGCAGCAACGTATCGCATTGGCCCGAGCGTTAGTGGTGCGGCCACGCTGCTTGTTGCTCGATGAGCCACTATCGAATTTGGACGCAAAATTGCGAAATGAGATGCGGCTGGAGATTCGCCGAGTCTGTAAAGATTTCAAACTCACTACGGTTTATGTGACTCATGATCAGAAGGAGGCACTGTCGGTGGCTGATCGACTTGCGATTCTTGATCAGGGCAAAGTGCTACAAGTGGGTTCTCCCCAGGAAGTATACCGCCGACCTCAAAGTAAGTTTGTCGCCAACTTTATTGGCGAAGCGAATTTTGTGAAGGGCACGGTCCTGGATGCTTCTGGTTCCATGGCTTCGATTGAAACGGAATTGGGTGTTGTTACGGGGACACTGGCCGACTCATCCAAAAATTTGGAGGCGGGTATGACAGCGACTGCGGTGATCCGGCCGGAAAGTTTGAAGATCGAGACCTTTCAATCGGAAGAGAATTGCTTCCAGGGGAAGGTCGGGGATGCGACCTATTTTGGTGAAGTAGCCCAATATCATTTTCAAAGTGGCGGTGTGGAGTTGAAGGTCTTCGAGTTGAATCCTCGTTTCATGTGGGGGCAAAGAGAGCAGGACCTCTATCTATGGGCCGATGCGGAGGATGTCGTTATTTTAAAGGACTGA
- the dnaE gene encoding DNA polymerase III subunit alpha produces MYTMESLGNYGFHSFYGSLLSPEELAELAHHLGYRTVGISDVGGLWGTVEFSQACRRMEIQPIFGCRLEVERLGWLQLTIKNTDGYQVLSRYLSLWRMQGERIPLAAFQFFWREFGGHFHLSVRPVPPRNASPQTSDWIVWKRTWDACIEVLGPELWIELQWSNTREQELQRRVYRELSSLTDRWVVMSSARCVAREQWKVLRVLQSIGTLTRVSQAHPNKLIPGDYSFIAAEALRHRFGKVPWVLKQTQKFVGDCDFDFVFDQLWLPSVEQGERGAGREARDEGFFEMDQNSFERVGRSRRGRRFEEKDNDDLLIAAEDASTYGRDSEQSTDARKECDFRKLRYLCLRGIILRYVKEQYPWKGKPSRKALLKRIQRELAIIRETGYAGYFLIFYDIVLACEDRNIPLLARGSAAGSLVCYSLGVSNVCPFRFELNFERFLNRERLKHSKLPDIDLDLPWDRRDEVIEYVYNRYGADHVAMIGGFSTFKSRAAIADVAKTMGISENDARRMTRHMPYNGMADMMYKRKDHQENKHLQHEERFEEILKFALCLDGLPRHPMMHPCGIVIADRSLTDFMPLMPSNKGFMMTQMSMQPVEDLGLLKLDLLGQAGLSVIRDTCENLAHELEVHDPLEGINYYDPEIFELMASGEARGVFHIESPAMTSLLKMCRCADIDCLVGVVSVIRPGAANEDKKTLFARRYLGLEEPSYVHPDLEPVLKDCFGLMVYEEHILLVAHHWAGMDLGRADLLRRILIKKLKGRDLRDLEEEFRHCAEGKGRDDASIETVWKLLVGFSGYMFNKAHGAAYAVEAFQGAYLKKHYVGYFLTAVLQSSRGFYSALVYMLELLRWGYKFALPDVTRPIFTFWFRDDTVLYPVSRIKGLSRRFLDAWKPELEQRPFRDWDDFLVRVLPDQADLLLLARSGALHPFFENRYEAIWRAKHYRREAYAERSECLLEPEPTQEPFPFQAEDLEVFGRWESDLLGYPITVSPFNLWLEGIDRISSVSIYKLLDYVGREVEIVGGIVAVRNFIAVNGKPMKFVSIADETGVAEVTLFPGAYKRMGYLVSRSRAIRVRVKIEWDKTESSISIQGVALIEGRTGIQDVDKALARAV; encoded by the coding sequence ATGTATACTATGGAGAGTTTGGGAAATTACGGCTTTCACTCCTTCTACGGCTCATTGTTGTCGCCGGAGGAGCTAGCTGAACTGGCTCACCACCTGGGTTACCGCACGGTGGGAATCTCCGATGTGGGTGGACTTTGGGGTACGGTGGAGTTTTCTCAGGCTTGTCGGCGGATGGAAATACAGCCGATCTTTGGCTGCCGCTTAGAGGTAGAGCGGCTTGGTTGGTTGCAACTGACGATCAAGAACACCGATGGCTATCAGGTGCTGTCACGCTACCTGTCTTTGTGGAGAATGCAGGGTGAACGGATCCCGCTGGCTGCATTCCAGTTTTTTTGGAGAGAGTTCGGAGGGCACTTCCATTTATCGGTGCGACCCGTTCCACCGCGCAACGCATCTCCACAGACCAGTGACTGGATCGTCTGGAAACGAACCTGGGATGCCTGCATCGAGGTGCTTGGGCCGGAGTTGTGGATTGAATTACAATGGAGCAATACGAGGGAGCAGGAATTACAACGTCGTGTTTACCGCGAGCTCTCCTCATTGACGGATCGCTGGGTGGTGATGAGTAGTGCTCGTTGTGTTGCGCGAGAGCAGTGGAAGGTGCTCCGTGTACTGCAATCGATCGGCACCTTAACTCGGGTGAGTCAGGCTCACCCGAATAAACTCATTCCTGGGGACTACTCGTTCATTGCAGCTGAAGCCTTACGTCATCGATTTGGGAAAGTCCCTTGGGTGCTTAAGCAGACCCAGAAATTTGTGGGGGACTGTGATTTTGATTTTGTGTTCGACCAGTTGTGGCTGCCTAGTGTGGAGCAGGGAGAACGGGGCGCGGGCCGTGAGGCGCGGGACGAGGGTTTTTTCGAGATGGATCAAAACTCTTTTGAAAGGGTAGGGCGATCTCGCCGAGGGCGCCGTTTCGAGGAGAAGGATAACGACGATTTACTCATAGCCGCCGAAGACGCCAGCACCTATGGAAGAGATTCGGAGCAATCAACTGACGCTCGCAAAGAATGCGACTTTCGTAAGCTCCGCTACCTGTGCTTGAGAGGGATCATCCTTCGCTATGTGAAAGAGCAATACCCGTGGAAAGGTAAACCGTCGCGCAAAGCTTTGTTGAAGCGTATCCAACGCGAGCTAGCCATCATTCGGGAGACGGGCTATGCGGGATACTTTCTAATTTTTTATGATATCGTACTCGCTTGCGAGGATCGGAACATTCCCTTGCTGGCTCGGGGCAGTGCGGCCGGGAGTTTGGTTTGCTACAGCCTGGGAGTGAGTAACGTATGTCCGTTCCGCTTCGAATTGAATTTTGAGCGCTTTTTAAACCGGGAGCGATTGAAGCACTCGAAGTTGCCGGATATCGACCTGGATTTGCCCTGGGATCGTCGGGACGAAGTGATCGAATATGTCTACAACCGGTACGGCGCCGACCATGTCGCGATGATCGGTGGTTTCAGCACCTTTAAGAGCCGGGCCGCCATTGCCGATGTGGCTAAGACGATGGGGATTTCGGAAAACGACGCCCGCCGGATGACCCGCCACATGCCTTACAACGGCATGGCCGATATGATGTATAAGCGAAAGGACCATCAGGAGAATAAGCATCTGCAACATGAGGAGCGCTTCGAAGAGATCCTGAAGTTTGCATTGTGCCTGGATGGCTTGCCGCGCCACCCGATGATGCATCCCTGCGGCATTGTGATCGCTGACCGGTCATTGACGGACTTTATGCCGCTCATGCCTTCCAATAAAGGCTTTATGATGACCCAGATGTCGATGCAGCCAGTGGAAGACTTGGGCCTGCTCAAGTTGGATCTACTCGGGCAAGCTGGGTTGAGTGTGATTCGTGACACCTGCGAGAACCTTGCTCACGAGTTGGAGGTGCACGATCCATTAGAGGGAATCAACTACTACGACCCTGAGATCTTTGAGCTTATGGCTAGTGGGGAGGCGAGGGGAGTATTCCACATCGAGTCACCCGCGATGACGAGTTTGCTTAAAATGTGTCGCTGTGCGGACATTGATTGCCTGGTAGGTGTGGTTTCGGTCATCCGTCCGGGCGCGGCCAATGAAGATAAGAAGACCTTGTTTGCCCGACGTTATCTGGGACTCGAAGAACCGAGTTATGTGCATCCTGACCTGGAGCCGGTGTTGAAAGACTGCTTTGGCTTAATGGTGTATGAAGAGCATATTCTTCTAGTTGCGCATCACTGGGCCGGGATGGACTTGGGGAGAGCCGATTTACTAAGACGAATCCTCATCAAGAAACTCAAGGGGCGTGACCTGCGAGATTTGGAAGAAGAGTTTCGTCACTGTGCTGAAGGGAAGGGGAGAGACGATGCTTCGATCGAAACGGTGTGGAAGTTATTGGTCGGTTTCTCGGGGTACATGTTTAACAAGGCTCATGGAGCGGCCTACGCCGTGGAGGCTTTTCAAGGTGCGTACCTGAAAAAGCATTACGTTGGCTATTTTCTGACGGCTGTTTTGCAGAGTAGTCGGGGTTTTTACAGTGCTTTGGTCTATATGCTGGAGTTGTTGCGGTGGGGGTACAAATTCGCTTTGCCCGATGTGACACGCCCGATCTTCACATTCTGGTTTCGCGACGACACGGTGTTGTACCCTGTTTCTCGCATCAAAGGATTGAGCAGAAGATTCTTGGACGCGTGGAAGCCGGAACTGGAGCAGCGACCTTTCCGTGACTGGGATGATTTTTTGGTGCGGGTGCTTCCCGATCAGGCTGATTTGCTGCTTTTGGCCAGGTCGGGGGCCCTGCACCCTTTCTTCGAAAATCGCTACGAGGCGATCTGGAGAGCGAAACACTACAGGCGGGAAGCGTATGCGGAACGGAGTGAATGCTTGCTCGAGCCTGAGCCCACTCAGGAGCCTTTTCCATTCCAGGCGGAAGATCTCGAAGTGTTTGGCCGTTGGGAGTCGGACCTACTCGGTTATCCTATTACGGTGTCTCCGTTTAATCTCTGGCTCGAGGGAATCGATCGAATAAGCTCAGTGTCGATCTACAAGCTTCTGGATTACGTGGGCCGCGAGGTCGAGATCGTCGGGGGCATTGTCGCGGTGCGCAATTTCATTGCGGTAAACGGGAAGCCTATGAAGTTCGTTTCTATTGCAGACGAAACGGGAGTCGCGGAGGTGACGTTGTTTCCTGGAGCTTACAAACGTATGGGGTACTTAGTCTCACGGTCTCGAGCCATACGTGTTCGGGTGAAGATCGAGTGGGACAAGACCGAGAGTTCAATTAGTATTCAGGGAGTTGCTTTGATCGAGGGCCGTACTGGCATTCAGGATGTCGACAAGGCTTTGGCGAGAGCGGTGTAG
- a CDS encoding tetratricopeptide repeat protein, translating into MRKLTWLFLTGLLALSQGSLQASLVWSPVEGWEYKGDMSRLFIGDPEEHEMIRDMMNVAREAQERGKHKKAIKMYRRVWDRYPGTIFAPEALYQTALVEYDRSSFRRGFNALTTVILGYPDYERYDEVVRLQFSIATDLYDGKRAKYFWGLIPGFKGYDRAIVMYETMVSNAPFSDYAPMALMKAAELHIGLKNDFYALDSLDRLINNYPESMLAGDAYLMLAETFARLVDGPEYDQGATREAISYFEDFLILFPNHPNVKAGEDGLSRMKSVEAQSQMVKGDFYYYKWKDFRAAKVFYNEAITTAPESPEAERAKEMIEVVDAKIKSLAEKAGIKVDTLVPTSDDEGVKDPTKFEAFYDN; encoded by the coding sequence ATGCGAAAATTGACTTGGCTATTTCTAACAGGGCTTCTGGCCCTCTCTCAAGGTTCACTACAAGCCTCCCTCGTATGGAGTCCAGTGGAGGGATGGGAGTATAAAGGAGACATGTCGAGATTGTTCATCGGGGATCCCGAAGAACATGAAATGATCCGCGACATGATGAATGTTGCACGTGAGGCACAGGAACGTGGAAAACACAAAAAAGCGATTAAGATGTATCGCCGAGTATGGGACCGTTATCCAGGAACTATTTTTGCCCCTGAAGCTCTTTATCAGACCGCCTTGGTTGAATACGACCGCAGTTCTTTCCGTCGTGGCTTCAATGCATTAACGACCGTCATTCTGGGGTATCCGGATTATGAAAGGTACGATGAAGTCGTGCGGCTTCAGTTCAGTATTGCGACGGATCTCTACGATGGGAAACGGGCAAAATACTTCTGGGGTCTAATACCAGGTTTCAAAGGTTATGACCGGGCCATTGTCATGTATGAAACCATGGTTTCCAACGCACCGTTTAGTGATTATGCGCCGATGGCCTTGATGAAGGCGGCTGAACTCCACATCGGTCTTAAGAATGACTTCTACGCTCTCGATTCATTGGACCGCCTGATCAACAATTATCCTGAAAGCATGCTGGCCGGAGATGCCTACCTAATGCTGGCAGAAACATTTGCACGTCTGGTTGATGGGCCTGAATACGATCAAGGAGCCACCCGTGAAGCGATCAGTTATTTCGAAGATTTTCTAATCCTCTTTCCAAACCACCCAAATGTAAAAGCAGGGGAAGATGGCCTAAGTAGAATGAAAAGTGTGGAAGCTCAGAGCCAGATGGTGAAAGGAGACTTTTATTATTATAAATGGAAGGACTTCAGAGCCGCCAAAGTATTCTATAATGAGGCGATCACCACGGCACCGGAATCTCCAGAGGCTGAAAGAGCCAAAGAAATGATCGAGGTAGTAGATGCGAAGATTAAATCACTGGCAGAGAAAGCAGGAATCAAGGTGGATACGCTTGTCCCAACTTCCGATGACGAGGGGGTCAAGGATCCGACTAAATTCGAAGCATTCTATGACAACTAG
- the rpe gene encoding ribulose-phosphate 3-epimerase produces the protein MNSPLLAPSILASDHARLAEGVATIKSSGLEWAHIDIMDGHFVPNLTFGPEIVAALRKDSDLFFDVHLMLDNPHLYVEAFAKAGANLISIHVEPDYPIEETLDTIHSLGCQNGVVFNPGTPTEAVAPYLDKVDLVLAMTVQPGFGGQSFQTPVLEKVAELVDLRAQKGLSFRIEVDGGIDPDTLPLCRDAGVDTFVAGTAFFKAEDKQALIDLAQS, from the coding sequence ATGAATTCACCGCTTCTTGCCCCCTCCATACTTGCGAGCGATCACGCCAGATTGGCTGAAGGTGTTGCCACGATTAAGTCCAGCGGGCTGGAATGGGCGCACATCGATATCATGGACGGACACTTCGTGCCGAATCTAACCTTCGGGCCTGAGATAGTTGCCGCTTTAAGAAAAGATTCTGATCTGTTTTTCGATGTCCATCTGATGCTCGATAACCCCCACCTTTACGTGGAGGCCTTTGCAAAAGCTGGAGCCAATCTAATCAGCATTCACGTCGAACCAGACTACCCGATTGAGGAAACGCTTGATACCATTCATAGCTTAGGCTGCCAAAACGGCGTTGTCTTCAACCCAGGCACACCGACTGAAGCCGTGGCGCCTTATCTGGATAAAGTTGATCTCGTATTGGCCATGACGGTCCAGCCAGGATTTGGAGGCCAATCGTTTCAGACACCCGTTCTGGAAAAAGTGGCTGAGCTTGTTGATCTACGAGCACAAAAAGGACTGTCTTTTCGGATAGAGGTCGATGGCGGCATCGATCCGGATACCCTGCCCCTCTGCCGAGATGCGGGTGTGGATACCTTTGTTGCTGGAACCGCGTTTTTTAAAGCAGAAGACAAACAAGCGTTGATCGACTTGGCACAATCTTAG